The Bacillota bacterium genomic interval GGTTCGCCACGTGGTGCCCCTTGGACTGGCTCACCCCGGAACAGCCGGGCGCCTCGGCAAAGAACACCAGCCTGCCGGTCTCCTGCTCGATTTGTTTGGCCACCGGCCCGATATCGTCTCCGATCAGACCGGAGGTGCAAGTGGTGTACATGATGACCCCCGCCGCTTCCGGGAATAGCTTTATCGACTCCAACGCCGTCTTTAGAAGTTTCTTGCTGCCGCCAAAGACCACGTCCTTTTCCTCCATATCGGTCACCACGCAGTAGCGCCGGTTAAACGCTACGTTGTCGAGCCTCCCGGGCCCGGACCAAGCATATTGGTCCGACAAGTGCCGGCGTGTCGCCCAAGTGTAGTAGGCACATCCTACCGGGGCGTGCACGATCTGAATGGCGTCGGTGATCGGTCCGCCCACAACCCCGCGGGCGCCGGCGAACGCGCACCCGCGCTCGGTCATATCCCCCGGGATGGTGTTCACGTTGCACCGCGGGACGAGCGGGTTTTTGCAGTCGGTAATGTACGTGTGCTTATCCCGCTCCGGGATCGACTCATTGCACTTGAGCCTTACAAACGGCATCGGTCTCCCCCCTTCGGTTTTGGTTAGACCAGCGCCTGGTCGCCTTTCTCGCCGGTCCGTATCCGGTAGGATTCTTCGACCGGACAGATGAAGATCCGCCCGTCTCCGATTTCGCCCGTCCGGTTCACCCGGATCAGGGCGGCGACCACCTCGGCCGCGTCCCGGTCCGGCACCACCAGGCTGAGCATGCGTTTGGGGATCCAGCGCATGCCACCCTCCGGGGCGACCAGTCCGGCCGGCAGTTCAAAAGTCACCTCCGCCGCCAGGCCCTTTTGCTTGCCGCGGCCGAGGACCTTCGCCGCCGTGAGGGACGGAAAGCCGATTCTCGCCAGTTCTTCCTTGGTGGCCTGCATCTTGTTCGGCCGGATTACCGCGATGATTTCCTTCATTTCTCCGCCTCCCTCGCGCCCTTATAGCTCTCTCGCACCCTTACAGCTCTCTTGCGCCCTTACAGCTCTCTGGCGCCCTTACAACTCTCTGGCGCCGGTACGGATAGTGTAGGCTTGTTCCACGGGACTGACGAAGACTTTCCCGTCCCCGAAGTTCCCGGTCCGGGCCGCCTGGCCGATGATCTCCACGGCCCGCGCCACGTGCTCGTCCTGCACCACCAGCCACAGCATCGCCTTCGGCAACTCGTCGTAGTAGACACTGCCCATGCGCAGGCCCATTTGCTTGCCGCGCCCGGCGACGTCCATTTTGGTGAGGGCCGAAAACCCGGCCCCGGCCAGGGCTTGGGCCACTTCCTCGGCCCGCTCCGGCCGGACCACGGCGGTGATCTTCTTCAACTAGCCCGCCTCCTCCAGGTCGAGTAATCCGTACTTTTGCACCAGCAATTCCATCTGGTCCATGGTCATGGGGGTCGGGATCACGAAGTGGTCGTTTTCAATGATCCGGCGCGCCAGTTCCCGGTAGACCGCCGCCTGCCCGGAATCGGGCGCGAACTCAGTAACCGTCCGGCGGTTGAATTCCGCCTTCTGCACGATGTTGTCGCGCGGGATGAACATTATCATCCGGGTGCCCAGCAGCGTGCAGAACTCCTCCAGCAATTCCCGTTCGCCTTCCACCCGGCGGCTGTTGCAGATCACGCCGCCCAGGCGCACCCCGCTCTGTTCGGCGTATTTGACCATCCCGCGGCAGATGTTGTTCGCCGCGTACAGGGCCATCATCTCGCCGGACGCGACGATGTAAATCTCCTGGGCTTTGCCCTCGCGCACCGGCATGGCGAACCCGCCGCACACCACGTCGCCCAGAACGTCGAAGAACACGAAGTCCAGTTCATCCCGGTAAGCGTCCAGGTCCTCCATCAGGTTGATGGCCGTGATCACCCCCCGGCCGGCGCAGCCCACGCCGGGCTCGGGGCCGCCGGACTCCACGCACAGGATCCGGCCGAAACCCCGCAGGCACACCCGGTCCAGGGTAACCGCCTCCTCGCCCTCCTCGCGCAGGGTGTCCATCACCGTGGTCTGCATCATCCCGCCCAGGACCAGGCGGGTGGAATCGGCCTTGGGGTCGCAACCGTGAATCATGATGCGCCGGCCAAAAAAATGGGCCATGGCCGCCGCCGTGTTCTGGGTGGTCGTGGATTTGCCGATGCCGCCTTTGCCGTAAATCGCGATCTTTCTGGTCACCTTAAAACGCACCTCCCTCGTTAGTTAAGGGTCAAGACAGGGTCAGGATAATAACTTAAAACACTTGCCGCTCGGACCTCCCCCCGAAAAAGGGGGACAGTCCCCCTTTTTCCTCCCGGTGGCGGCGAGGAATCGTCGTGGGCGCGGCCCTCGCCTTACCCCGGCCGGAAATAGGGAGGCCCCTGCGCCAAACGCCACCGTCCGGACAGGGGCCTCCTCGCCCCGGTATTCTGTTTTACACCGAGCACTTCGGTCAAGA includes:
- a CDS encoding P-II family nitrogen regulator, with amino-acid sequence MKEIIAVIRPNKMQATKEELARIGFPSLTAAKVLGRGKQKGLAAEVTFELPAGLVAPEGGMRWIPKRMLSLVVPDRDAAEVVAALIRVNRTGEIGDGRIFICPVEESYRIRTGEKGDQALV
- a CDS encoding P-II family nitrogen regulator, producing the protein MKKITAVVRPERAEEVAQALAGAGFSALTKMDVAGRGKQMGLRMGSVYYDELPKAMLWLVVQDEHVARAVEIIGQAARTGNFGDGKVFVSPVEQAYTIRTGAREL
- the nifH gene encoding nitrogenase iron protein — protein: MTRKIAIYGKGGIGKSTTTQNTAAAMAHFFGRRIMIHGCDPKADSTRLVLGGMMQTTVMDTLREEGEEAVTLDRVCLRGFGRILCVESGGPEPGVGCAGRGVITAINLMEDLDAYRDELDFVFFDVLGDVVCGGFAMPVREGKAQEIYIVASGEMMALYAANNICRGMVKYAEQSGVRLGGVICNSRRVEGERELLEEFCTLLGTRMIMFIPRDNIVQKAEFNRRTVTEFAPDSGQAAVYRELARRIIENDHFVIPTPMTMDQMELLVQKYGLLDLEEAG